AGAGCATCACGTCCGACAAGATGTGGAGCAATCTAACCGTATTCAATGTGAGCAGCCTGGATGCGGGCACCTATGCCTGCACCGGCACCAATCTCATCGGTTCGATGACGCAGAACATTAGCATTTACCTGAGTGAGATTGTGCAGCATGTGCTGGTGAAGACGCCGGAGACATTCTGGTACTTTGGCCTGATCATGGGCATCTTTGGCACCGTCTTCCTGCTCATCGCCATCTCGTTTGTGGTGTGTCTCTGCAAGCGAACAACACGACAGCATCGACATGCCAACAAGGCTGGGGTCAAGTCCAGTGTCAGTTTCAATGATCAGGAGAAGAAGCTGCTCGACTCGAGTGTGACGACCACGACAAATGATCGAGGCGATAGCTATGGCATCGACAACAATCCCAGCTCCATTAATAAGACCGATTCGTCGCTGGGATTCAATCAAATTGAGATACATGCGGTGGAGAGTCATCGCTCCGGCTTGGGAATgggacagcaacagcaacagggtGGTCCAACTCAAGGACAGGCTGCGCAGCATATGAGACAACAGCTAATGACGGTTAAGGATCCCACCTGTGGCATGATCAGTGTGCCAACCTCGATGGCCAACtatcagcagcatcagcatccaCATCAACATCCACATCagcatccacatccgcatcAGCATCCACATCAGCTTCACTCCCATTCACATGGACACTCACAGATGTCGGAGGAGTTCCCGCTGAATGTGGGCGTGTTCCCACCACCGCCAGAGTTCTGCTCCAACATTGTGCCGAATCCGAGCTTtggcaatatttttatacgcGTCTCCGTGACGCAGGACATGTTGGATGGCGCCGACATAAACATGTATCCGGACTTGCTGAATATTCCCAAGCGCCTGCAGGATGTGCAGTGCAGTGCAGGCACTGATCCCGCCGCAGCAACCACCTCCAGTGATGGCCAGACTGTGGCACAGTTTGCCACCTTGCCGCGCCATACGACCAGACGTGGCATCCTCAAGAAGGATCCCTCACTGCAACAGGCGGCGGCGGCAACGAATCTCTATCCACATGATGAGATCGTTACCTACAACATGGAGACGGGCGCCTATCACTGCGGGGGCAACAGTGGCATGGAATTGCCGCCACCTCCACCACCGCCAGCGGTGACAGCTGTTGTCCAGTGTCATCATCCCACGACAACAGTGCCGGTCTCCTCCGCCAACTGCGCCAGTTGCATCAACAATGCCCCATCCTCCGCCTGCAACACGCCGCCCATTGTCGAGGCCACGCCCCTTCGGCCGCTGTGCAAGAGCAGCGGAGGTGGAGGAGGTGGAGTTGGAGGAGGAGGCGACAGCTCCGCTTATCCCAAGTACGACAACATGGGGCGACGCATCACAGCAAGTGGTGCATTGGGCAACTCCACGTTGTCGCTGCCCGATGAGAACGAGACGCTCTTCAACGAATCCGAGGATCAAACCAACACCATTGAGGACAACGGATCATCGTCGGATCATCAGCTGCAATCGACGGAGCCAGCGCCTGGTGTGGACAAAGGTGGTGGCGAGTTTGTGTCCCTCTAGTATTACGGAACGCAGGTGTAAATAGCAGCCGCAACAGCGCCACCTGCCGGTCAATAGATTGTGCTGCCAAATCAATCGATtcaacactaaaaaaaaaaaaacaaaaatctaataaaataaaacaaaataaaagacagaTAAATCCAATTTGGCAATCCTTATGTTCATATCATGTACTCGTACTAGAAAGTTAATTCTTGaaatgtgtatttaaaataaaatatattcctCAACCTACACAATCTATTGACTGCCGCTGTCCAAGCCTGGAAAGGATTGGCGATGCGATCCAAGAGCAAtttatgcagaatcaaaatacccaaaaattaaaatatgagaATGTTATGTTAACAACTACAAGGAttacaattgattttattacaCTCTTACTCTCATAAGTAGATTAATTAGTCATATAAACGTGCATAGATCCATGGTATCCCAATTCCTAACACATAGATACAATCCACTGTCCAAAGATACATTCCACATCCGTCACAATTGtacttgtaatttaaattgacaGTGGAACTTGTCTAAATCCTTCGGTAGTTGTCTAATTTGGTAAATGgtaaatgttgaaaatgaaaaatttttgacCAATACTATTCTCCATAAGGTgtacaaatcttaaaaatatccAAGTCGATTGGAAGAATCTTTGGTAtttggtttgattttattttagtgcTAGATTTCGCATTTATAGCGAAAGATTTGCTCATTGTATAATCCTCTGTAGAAagtaaatttacatacatatatagagtTAGAGATCCCAAGTATTCTACctgatatattaaatattctattttccaaatatacatgcatacatacgagtatatatatacttttaaacCCAGATATAGCATTTGATGaggatattatttttagttatacTCGTagctaaattatttataccctcttctatatacatatttatagtagcattattattattattattattattattatctgtAAATATGTGTGAATAGACGgatatatacttacatattGTATGTATCGATTTTgataataagaattttaaaaatcaaaattgttttaaagccCAGCTCAATATCAAATGAATGCCACACAAGTTTTGTCGtgccaaatattttaaaaatatgttttaaatgttaaacataaatacaatTGTTATGACGTCGGGATGCTTTTAATTTCCAACTGCACACTTAGCtgtagtaaataaataactctTCCAAACAAAATGTATCTACGAGTACTTgttaagttattaattattatcatcCAGTTTCTTCTGCAGTCTGATTAATTCGTTCACCTTTGTTCTGTCAATTACCTGCGTCACATGAAACtacaagtattttattaaagccaAAATAAACCTTCGACATGGCTATAGcgttcattaaatatatagaccTACCAgctaaatgcagaataaataaatcaaaagcaCCTTGAAATTGTTtctgttaaatgtaaattgatgtaaaaacaattaacatgTGGAAAAACTGGAGATGTGGAAATGTGGAAGAGTGCGGTCTGTTGATTGTTTGATTATTCGggcatatgaaaattttactaattataataaaatatgtataaatatgtatgtgggtGTAACAACAAATTCTGAATCAGTgtataacatatataatacAATGTATAATCGTATACAGTAGaactacatatgtacatatgtatatgtatacatatgtatgtgtgcataacCCCCATACTACTTCTAAGCCTACAAATGCAGCATATGAAACTTTTGTGTAGAATGTTTACAACTCGAGCTTgataatgtaaatgtaaattataaatttataatatatagatatataagtacatttattcatttgcatacccgtatatatgtatgaataaatatgtatgtatgtgtaagtaTGCGAAGCTAATTGTAATATGCATGCGGATTTACTCGAACTTGCTGCAAACCTATTTGCGATTTGCGAAATTTACATccataaatatctatatacacgtatataggctatatatacaaattataatacgaaaaaaaattaagaacaagCAAATACGAACACGAAtatgaatacgaatacgaatacaaatacacatacatatgcaagcaaatatttacacaacTCAGAGACACGCCcactttttgatattttgtggGCAAACGCTCAAAGggactttttgttttttgatatcAAAATCATCGCATAACATAatgaatacatatgtatgtatgtaattcaATTGCACGttatacaaacaacaacaaacaacaaaaaaacccagaaaaacaaagagaaaaaattaacaaaaaaaaaagaaaaacaacaatagagATAAATGTCAGTAAATAGTGAATTTTTTCCTTCAGATCTCATAGTTCTCCAAAGTTTATACGTATACTTAATGCCTAGATGCTGCACGATAGAATAAGGTCAGTGTATACATAGCATAGATGACATTTGGATTGCAAATTAGttaatttctgtttttatttaaatatacatttactaattatatatacatatatatatatatatatatatatatatatatatatataaatatatgtatttcctTTGCATAGAAcatctttataatttttccattAGTTTGCTTAGGCATGGAACTGAAATTGAGAATTtcgaattaataaaaagaaaatacttaaacttatgcgtgtgtatgtgcttTCGtatacaatgtacatacatacatacacgagGCTCATTAAGCATTCATAGAGaaactcaattaaattaaactacaaATAACTCATGAGAGCTGCAAAGCTTTGTAAttccttttaaataattttaactaattaaaaagtgATGGAAACCGCCAGAAATAAAACGAGAAATGTAAGCAGATATAAATTTCTGGTACGCGAATATTTAAACTATGCTTTTCATTACACTCACAGTTAcatacaaaacacacacacactctcactcaCACAGAGATGGACAGATTAAATACGCAAAGGCAGCGTTGGCATtgtaacaaatataattttaattactgtgCTTAGCATGCtgcctgccacatgccacatgccgcacaCAAAGGCGGATAGGCACATTGGAAGCCAAtgatgtacacacacacaaaaaaaaaaaaaacatagcgtacattaaataaatgcatccAATTACATAAACAAGTACAAAACATGCACATGTGAAGGACATGCAAAATACGAGTActacaaaaagaaaaggaatgcaaatagaaatgaaaaacCTTGTTCGGATGATGTAATGCTGCAAATAAATTCTACTACTACATACAAAAAGTAACGTTTgttcaatttggttaaatttacaaatagcTGTCGATATTCCGATTGCAAATTGTGTAATATGTGAATTTGCCATGGGTCAAAAGGGCCCTGTAATAAGGACAAAGGAAGTTCTCATATCTCACAAATGAATATTATTGGCttagtttatttttcactttagCACAAAGTGAAATCCGAATATGCTTCAATTTCtgttgtatttgcatttttaataaaaacttgaaactCACACATGATGACCATAACTCCagtaaattgtaaaatgaaaGCATTCAtaacactcaaacacacagacacgcacaccTTCATTTAATTAGAGAAAGAACGAAATAACATCACGAAATATTTGTCGAGACATGAGAAATCTCGTACTATACCCGAAATACATGATAATAGCATTATTCTTTGGTATAGATTGTCAAGCTTTACTACACACTATATTAACATAGAtgagataataataaagaacacaatgagaaatataaaataaagtgaatgaaaactaaaaaaaaaaaaacaaaaacaactcgaatgcattttatttattaactgaaACAAAAGGAAGGCCTACGCATTTAATGGCCGCATTTGGCAACGCACACGTAgcgtatacgcaatttgtttattatgtgCTCGCAATAAAATGATGTTACGAGTATGcatacaaaatgtattaatatgtCAAACAAAAGAAGCCATTAAGCTACGTTAATTATGATGTATGATTGCAGAACTCTCGTTGGCATTTGACCCCAGTTGGTATAATCAATTTGACATGCTGGCCagtgtttttggtttttcaatTGAGACTGCAACTGGCGACTTCCGGGCATATCCTTGGCATCTGCTAATCTGCATAATTTGGTCACCTAAAAATCCAAGTAGGATATCCTTCGATGACTTGTTGATCAAAACTTTCGAGTGCCTGAAACTGCCACTGTGAACAAATTTCCGTTGCAagctttccctttcccttttccatttccattttcatttcattttatttctttttttttctgttgccagtttccattttcattttcatttttagttgGCATGTTTGTGCCTGAATGATGCAACTAAACTCGCATTTTGCAGCATTTCCGCGCTTAATCTCCGCCGCATCCATGTGGCGCTGACGCTGCAGACGTCACctcacaaaatgttgcaataatGACTCGAAGGGGGAGGCAACTGGCGTGGTCGTAGTCATAgtcgtagtcgtagtcgtaGAACTGAAAGCGTAATAACATTTTCATCTTAATGCACTCAAAACACATTTAGTCAAAGTTGCTCACATCTGCTTCAGAACGACGTCAGCATCCGGTTGCCGTCGAAgccgttgcagttgccgttgcagctgccgctgccgttgctgtGGTGACTGCGGCAAAGTCAAACCACCAAGTCAGCCAGCACACACCCGCCAGCCCCATCACATGTGGAATGGGAGAGCCATCAATGGCTTGGCTTCATTTGCGAAGGTTGCGCCTGTGAGAATGTGTAGTCCTCCAGAGATTGGAACGCATTGAGCACGTACCGTTTGCAACCGCATAAACCCATATCCACACCCACATGCACACcctcatccacatccacacCCACTTTCACAcccacattcacattcacagcAGCTTCTTCTGCACTTTTTTTCCTTACGTTACGAATGTAACATTCATTTTTGACAAGCATAATTTGCGGTTTGGGGCGCTCCTTTTGGGAATGGGACtaggaatgggaatgggaatgttACTGGCAAGCTACGTTTATTTACAGTTTTCATGGAGCCGGGCAATTTTCTAATGCAAAAATGATGCACTGCACCGTTCGGGCGCGCCGAGAGCATGACGCTTTGTGGCCAGACAGCCGGCAGATTGAATCGTGGATGCGCCGCAAGCCAAAAACATGCACTTTATGCAGAAGCTGGCGCAGTAACGAGACGCAGCCAAAAGGCAATGCCATCGTCAGagtcctcatcctcatcctcgtcctcgtccccGTCCTGGCAGCCGCAGTGGCAATGAAAGTTTAGAAACCAATATTTGTGCGAGCCCAGAGCTGGGCCAGCAGCAGGAAACCAGAAGCCAACAGGCAACGTGCAGCGTGCagcgtgcaacgtgcaacaacaacaatgatggGGCAGCTAAAATAAATCTGTTTGCCAAACAGTTATTGCTCTTGTTTCTGTGCTCCGCCCACAGCAACTCGTCCTGGAAATATGTGCGCCCATTTTATGCCTTCACTTGGCAACCGCTCAATAATTGCCAATGCCTAGCTGGTCACTGAAGtgccctctttctctctctctctctttctctctctctctctctctctgtctctctctcccacttactGTCTATCTCTCTCGTTCCCTTATGGCTCAGGTGGTGCAAGGCTTTCTATAAATTCAATGCAAGCGATTATGCAAGTTTTCCAGAGGCAAAATCCACACAAGATCTactaaatgaaattcaatatGTGTAATAAATGGCATGCGTCTCTCCAAGTCCAGCggcaaacaaacaattctGCATTAAACTTCATTCCGTTTCCGTTCCGGCCACAAAGGACACCCCATTGCTAGGCAAGTATGTATAAAGCAATTTATGCCTCTAACGAACCAAAGTCACACCATCTGCCCAATCTCAGTGGCCAGGACAAGACTTTGGTTACGCTCTTCATGCTTCATGGATATAACTATACTATACCAACCCTCTGatgtaaataagtaaatgtaaAAAGATGAGTAAACACTGTTTTTTCGGCACCTCATGTGAATTCGTGTATTTTTGTAAGATTGTAAGtataaaaaccaaagaaatacgcataacatttaaaaaaaaaaatgtttttttgctggttttttatttaagagtaTTTCTAGAATTTAAGATAGTCccgttaaatatattaaatatttgcgtTTGATTAAGGATTTTCCAAACCATTGTTTTCCAACTTCCGCTTTCTGATGTTAGTTTCCTTATTAGTAATTATACTTTTACTATTTTTGActttcacatatttattttcttattacaaTTTAACAGTTTTGTGTTCATAATTAGTTTTCACCAATTTTGGaattcttattattaataGGGAATTgatcttttaataaatttcaattttcataggTACAGCGTATCTGTTAGTCGATCACTATCGCCAATTTAATGCTCACACTTGTTTTTCTTAGTTTCTCATGGCAAATCTAAATCAATACGCCCTTGTTTAAAGGTGCATTCCATCGCATACGCATGGACccgtggcatgtggcatgccccCTTGGCTGAGCATTGATTAAAGTGCTTCGTTTGCAAATTTATGTTCCAAATATTAACCGAATTGCTCCCCGAGGAACACTCCCGCAATAgcagaacaaaaacaaaaacaaaaaaaaaaaacatacaaactTTTGCCCATGCTCCGAAACAAACGTAAAAAAAAGAGGCCAAACAACTTTTATAACAGTTTTGGATTTTGGAATACAAATTATGTTAGTAATCTCCATTTATTGACATGTTGCCACCAGTCAACAGGaggtacatacatacatatatgtgtatggatatgtatgtatgtaagtacatatgtgtgtttcTCTCTTATGTATGTAGGACTATGGCCATGTGAGGACTGCTTAAGTGAGACCTTTATGCATGGGGTTCAAGTGGGACAACCTTTATTTCTCGAGAGAGGGTCcccgagcagcagcagcttatCACTCGCCatgaatatatgaatattgCTCTTATTTAGTGCACTTTAGTACAAAGGCGGCTGAAACacttaaattaagtttctCAAGAATTTCGAATTTGACATTGTTTATGAGCAAAGGCTGATGGCACATTTGCGACTGTTtagaaactaataaaaatatcgtaaaaaaaaaaacaatccaacaagtattattatttataagaaacagacacacaatgttaattattttctaaattttaaaatatattttaatgttagaGATCATAAAATAACATTACTTTGCCTTGATctttatacccgttacataaaaaataagtttaggGAGGAGCTAGAACAACCAATTGTGATACACTGTGCTTATTATATGGCTTTCAACACCTCCACGAAAGAGTTGCTAAGAATTATAATTGTTAGAAATTAATCTATCAAAATACATAATCTTAACAAAATCAGTCAAACAGAACGGCAGCAATGactattttaagtttaataaaaatgacagCGCCTaaaagttgttattgttattatctGATTGTCGGACCCTTTCCCGATTGTTTAAGCtggcaaaattgtttttttaaaatgctaatagtttttttaaagaatataactttaaattaaaatttaaatatgattcattatttaataaacttttaataaaagtctttaaaaaattgagcgaaattattacaaaaaaaagtgtattttCTCTTGATTAATCTTACATATTTAAGtcaatataaaacatttactACGAACTAATTAATTATCTGTTTCAAAATACTagctacatatgtatgtcattcaaaataattgagcgaacaaaatatgtgtgtgttcatacattcaaatatgtatgtgtgttcatatattcgaattttatacaattaatcaaatttattacaattatgaATTGAAAGtacaaacatttatatttatattcatttataatttgtttattgcgcctacatattcatttatttattaatatcatATGCATTcacataaatgtatttatgtacaaaataatattttcaataaacatACCTACATATGCATGTAGTATCATAATCAATGACGAGCATGCCAACACATGGGTCCGCATTAAGAGAGTGACCTCACTTCTAAGAGATTCATCCACGGTAAATGGCAAGAGATTGAAAactaaagagagagagggcgaaGTGAGCGTAAGCGCCGTCAACATCTGACTGACACGGGCGAAAAACAGTTGAGgcgaatttattttcattcgcTTTGCCGACGCATTAAGATTGGATTTTTTTGTGCGGCAAATTGCTGCTAAATGTAAAGCAAAATCACtatattaaatgtgaaaatatcaaaaattaattgtaatataatgaaataacaAGGAAACCGCTGCAACATATGTTAGCAACAAACTGTGTGACTTCAATTGACTGTTGgcaaaaactacaaataaatTGGTAAGACATATGATTATCGTTTGGTCTGCACATGGATagacatacaaacatatgtatgtatgtacatgcacACATCtgtgcgtatgtatgtgtgtttgcaggtacaatatatgtacataactATGCATGGCTGTATGCATATTTACGTACATAACGGATGTACATAGtgttcaattgtttttatct
The genomic region above belongs to Drosophila innubila isolate TH190305 chromosome 3R unlocalized genomic scaffold, UK_Dinn_1.0 2_E_3R, whole genome shotgun sequence and contains:
- the LOC117790668 gene encoding uncharacterized protein LOC117790668, translating into MLCFACLIGWVWGDDWSQSCASNCTCKWTNGKKSAICSSLQLTSIPTTLSTELQVLVLNDNHIPYLNREEFSALGLLNLQRIYLKKSEVQYIHKESFRNLKILVEIDLSDNKLEMLDKDTFMGNDRLRILYLNGNPLKRLSAYQFPILPHLRTLDMHNCLISYIDPMSLANLNLLEFLNLKNNLLESLSEYVFQHMTNLKTLSLEENPWQCNCKLRKFRTWYVSSRLSSVSLVCKGPPAQKDRNWDSVDEELFGCPPRVEIFNNEEATNIDIGSNTTFSCLVYGDPLPEVSWELNGKILDNDNVLFDAESITSDKMWSNLTVFNVSSLDAGTYACTGTNLIGSMTQNISIYLSEIVQHVLVKTPETFWYFGLIMGIFGTVFLLIAISFVVCLCKRTTRQHRHANKAGVKSSVSFNDQEKKLLDSSVTTTTNDRGDSYGIDNNPSSINKTDSSLGFNQIEIHAVESHRSGLGMGQQQQQGGPTQGQAAQHMRQQLMTVKDPTCGMISVPTSMANYQQHQHPHQHPHQHPHPHQHPHQLHSHSHGHSQMSEEFPLNVGVFPPPPEFCSNIVPNPSFGNIFIRVSVTQDMLDGADINMYPDLLNIPKRLQDVQCSAGTDPAAATTSSDGQTVAQFATLPRHTTRRGILKKDPSLQQAAAATNLYPHDEIVTYNMETGAYHCGGNSGMELPPPPPPPAVTAVVQCHHPTTTVPVSSANCASCINNAPSSACNTPPIVEATPLRPLCKSSGGGGGGVGGGGDSSAYPKYDNMGRRITASGALGNSTLSLPDENETLFNESEDQTNTIEDNGSSSDHQLQSTEPAPGVDKGGGEFVSL